The DNA segment CTTCGATAACGGCATCGTCCAGACCGAAAACCAGGCCGGTGGCGGCATCAGCAAGATGGTCGACGCCGACGGTAAGACGATCGACCTCGACGACTTCGAAGGCCGATTCGTCGACGTCTCCGGCGTCATCGACTTCGGCAGCGAGACGTACACGCTCACGTTCGACGGCGTCGAGCAGACCTTCCAGGGCAAGCCCGAACTGCCCTTCCACGCCGCGGGCCAGGACGAGCTCGGCGTCTTGTCGATCAACGCCTGGAACAGCGACGACCAGCAGGCTCGGCAAGTCACGTTCGACGACTTCGTCGTCGGTGATGCTGACGCCTCGGCCGATGCCAGCTTCGTTAAGCCCGACGAGCGACCGTTGCCGACGGCAAGGCCGCGACCAGCCGGCGACGATCTCCCGGGCGGCGTCGCGGTTCTGCCGCAAGACGCCGTCGCCGCCTTCTTCGCCGGCAACTACGGCCCTGTGACCGACCTCGCTTCCGTGGAAGTCGTCGACGTCGCAGGCGGCCCGGTCGATCGCGCACTTCGCGTCACCGTCGGTCGCAACACCGCTGCCGAGCCGCAGAAGTGGCACGCCGAGATCAAGACGCGCCAGATCGCCCCGACCACCGGCGGCGACGTGGCTCATCTCCGCTTCTGGGCACGCACGCTCGCTAGCGAGCACGAAACCGCTGCCGCCGAGTTCGACGTCTATTACCAGCACGCCGGCCGGCCTTTCGATCCGTCGTTCGTCTACCGCGCGACACCCGGCAGCGAGTGGACGCGATACGACATCCCGTTCAACGTCTATCGCACCTACGGCGAAGGCAACGCCGAGCTGAACTTCGCTGCTGGCCTTCGCGAGCAGACGTTCGAGCTCGCCGGCATCGAGCTCGTCCGCTACGGCGGGACGGGCGTCGAGCTGTCCGATCTTCCCAAGACCACGCAGGACTACGACGGCCGTGATCCCGACGCCGCATGGCGTAAGGAGGCTTTGGCCCGGATCGACGAGCTCCGCACGGGCCCGATCGAAGTCCGCGTCGTCGACGCCGACGGCCGACCCGTCGCTGGCGAGCGTATCGAGATCGAGATGACCAAGAGCGCCTTCCAGTTCGGCAGCGCGATCAGCGCCGAGGTTTGGCGTCGCCAGGACGACGTCGGCCAGCGCTACCGCGAGGAAGCCCTGCGGCTCTTCAACACCGCCAGCACGGAGAACGGCCTGAAGATCCATCGCTGGTACGACCTCCAGCACCGCCAGGAAACGATGGCCATGCTCGCCGACCTCGACGAAGCCGGCCTGACCATTCACGGTCACGTGCTCGTCTGGCCGAGCTGGCGCAAGACACGCGTGCCGCTGGACCGCATTCGGGCCGAGGCGGAGGCGGGCGACGTCGAGTCCCTCCGCTGGATCACCAACGAGTTCATCCGCGACGTCACGATCGACACGGCCCAGTACATCGACGCATGGGACGTGATGAACGAGCCGTGGAACAACAACGACTTCATGCGGCTGATGGGCGAAAGCGAGATGGCCGAGTGGTTCCAGCTCGCTGAGAAGCATCGCCCCGACGCCGACCTCTTCATCAACGACTTCGGCATCCTCAACGGCCCGCCCTTCGACAAGAACGGACACGCGCAGGAGTATCACCGCGTCATTCAGGTGCTCGCCGACGCAGGTGCGCCGGTCGACGCGATCGGCTTCCAGTCCCACTTCGGCAGCCTGATTTCGATCGGCCAGCTCCAGGAGACGATCGCCGCCTTCGAGCCGTTCGGAAAGCGGATGATGATCACCGAGTTCGACACGCGCACCACCGACGCCGAGGCCTACGCGGACTACCTCCGCGACCTGCTCATCCTCAGCTACGCCCATCCGCAGTTCGACGGTTTCATCATGTGGGGTTTCTGGGACGAGGTGCACTGGCTGCGAAACACGCCGATGTTCGCCCGCGACTGGACCGCCAAGCCGGGCGTGGCGATGTGGGAAAAGTGGGTGCTGGGCGAATGGAAAACCAACACCGCCGCCACCACCGATGACCAGGGCATTGCTCGCGTCACCGGTCATCACGGCGGCTACGTCGTCCGCGTCGGTGACGTCGAGATGGCCGTCTCGCACACGGCTGCCGAGCCGGGGATGGTCGTGTTGCGGCTGAATTGACGCCCACTTTTGACAACGCCAGTGGCCATGGCGGGCGAAGCTCTTTGCCCGTCGCGACAAGTTGTTACGCTGCGGCAGCTCCCGGCGCTGCTCTGCGATGTCGTCTCCGCTGTTCATCATCGACGCCTTCACCGGCCGGCCCTTCGGTGGCAATCCGGCGGCTGTCGTTTTGCTTGAGCCGGGCGATCCGCTCGCTGCCGACGGCGAGGATGCGGAGGCGCTGCGGCTCAACATCGCCGGCGAGATGAACCTTTCCGAAACCGCATTCGTCACCTACGGCGACGATCGGCAGAAGCCCGCCAGCGAGTCCGTCCGGGGCCGGACCTTCGGGCTCCGCTGGTACACGCCGACACGCGAGGTCGACCTCTGTGGCCATGCGACGCTGGCCTCGGCGCACGCGCTTTACGACGCGGGCCTGGTCAGCTTGCACCAGCCGATTGAGTTCGACACGCGTTCCGGCCGACTGCGCGCCTCGCCCGACACGGACTGGCGTGGCTTCTGGATCGACCTGCCCGCCACGCCGCCCGTCCAGGAACAGCTGCCCGACGGGCTGCTCGACGCGCTCGGCCTCACGAGCACCGTCTTCGCCGGTCGCAGCACCCCGGCCGACGGCGTCGACGACGGCAGCGCGAACGACTTCTTCGACTGGTTCGTCGAGGTC comes from the Planctomycetota bacterium genome and includes:
- a CDS encoding endo-1,4-beta-xylanase, translating into MRRFLALLLASSSVAAAQTASFDSADGYRVGAAVSDQPAEPPSWTGTPLATVIDLGDGNGAAQTSGRDETNFANMRLPLAGEATGKVPFSFRLRSDAKPTSEDFDGAWFVRIGHDTTGNTQGNAVRIGIFDNGIVQTENQAGGGISKMVDADGKTIDLDDFEGRFVDVSGVIDFGSETYTLTFDGVEQTFQGKPELPFHAAGQDELGVLSINAWNSDDQQARQVTFDDFVVGDADASADASFVKPDERPLPTARPRPAGDDLPGGVAVLPQDAVAAFFAGNYGPVTDLASVEVVDVAGGPVDRALRVTVGRNTAAEPQKWHAEIKTRQIAPTTGGDVAHLRFWARTLASEHETAAAEFDVYYQHAGRPFDPSFVYRATPGSEWTRYDIPFNVYRTYGEGNAELNFAAGLREQTFELAGIELVRYGGTGVELSDLPKTTQDYDGRDPDAAWRKEALARIDELRTGPIEVRVVDADGRPVAGERIEIEMTKSAFQFGSAISAEVWRRQDDVGQRYREEALRLFNTASTENGLKIHRWYDLQHRQETMAMLADLDEAGLTIHGHVLVWPSWRKTRVPLDRIRAEAEAGDVESLRWITNEFIRDVTIDTAQYIDAWDVMNEPWNNNDFMRLMGESEMAEWFQLAEKHRPDADLFINDFGILNGPPFDKNGHAQEYHRVIQVLADAGAPVDAIGFQSHFGSLISIGQLQETIAAFEPFGKRMMITEFDTRTTDAEAYADYLRDLLILSYAHPQFDGFIMWGFWDEVHWLRNTPMFARDWTAKPGVAMWEKWVLGEWKTNTAATTDDQGIARVTGHHGGYVVRVGDVEMAVSHTAAEPGMVVLRLN
- a CDS encoding PhzF family phenazine biosynthesis protein, with amino-acid sequence MSSPLFIIDAFTGRPFGGNPAAVVLLEPGDPLAADGEDAEALRLNIAGEMNLSETAFVTYGDDRQKPASESVRGRTFGLRWYTPTREVDLCGHATLASAHALYDAGLVSLHQPIEFDTRSGRLRASPDTDWRGFWIDLPATPPVQEQLPDGLLDALGLTSTVFAGRSTPADGVDDGSANDFFDWFVEVDAESEVARLDPTFRAISNICLEHKQARGVIVSAKATRDDAEVVSRCFYPAYGVDEDPVTGSAHCTVGPFFARELGKKDGEVLHCRQISRRGGEVRVTTRGKRVHLGGRATTVVRGKLVL